One Thermoplasma volcanium GSS1 genomic window carries:
- a CDS encoding protein translocase SEC61 complex subunit gamma, with the protein MAIEDKAEEIQRNIERKFSSIGKGKYARILRMARKPTRDEYIKVLLITAIGLLIIGGVGFIIYLLMDVYFKLP; encoded by the coding sequence GTGGCAATTGAAGATAAGGCTGAGGAGATTCAGCGCAATATCGAGCGGAAATTTTCGAGCATTGGCAAGGGAAAGTATGCCAGGATCTTGAGGATGGCTAGAAAGCCAACGAGGGATGAATACATCAAGGTATTGCTTATAACGGCTATTGGCCTTCTTATTATTGGGGGTGTCGGCTTTATAATATACCTCCTTATGGATGTGTACTTCAAGTTGCCATGA